In a single window of the Lacerta agilis isolate rLacAgi1 chromosome 15, rLacAgi1.pri, whole genome shotgun sequence genome:
- the TIRAP gene encoding toll/interleukin-1 receptor domain-containing adapter protein, giving the protein MAGWFKALLQKSRNTSSSSKCHLNNISKHSPSPPPLSNSYTPTSNSTASPKQVPSASQVSVSISGSARWNKLYDVCICHNEGDLGFVEELVSYLESQPECFRCFLQPRDSAPGGAIVTELCDAVQNSHCWVLLITPNFLKDPWCRYQMHHALTEAPMANGRTIPVLKDMDRKDYPRELRCLYYISVTLQETSFRQIRETVLRYLRELCQNTSSRGEQDILQQKK; this is encoded by the exons ATGGCAG GCTGGTTCAAGGCCCTTCTGCAGAAGTCCAGGAACACTTCCAGCTCCTCAAAATGCCACTTGAACAATATTTCTAAACATTCACCTTCACCTCCTCCGTTGAGTAATTCCTACACCCCTACAAGCAACTCGACAGCCAGCCCCAAACAGGTGCCCTCTGCCTCCCAGGTAAGCGTGAGCATTTCAGGCAGCGCCCGCTGGAACAAGTTGTATGACGTGTGCATCTGCCACAACGAGGGCGACCTTGGGTTTGTGGAAGAGCTGGTCTCCTACCTGGAGAGCCAGCCGGAATGCTTCCGTTGCTTCCTTCAGCCCCGGGACTCTGCTCCGGGGGGTGCCATCGTCACGGAGCTGTGTGACGCCGTCCAGAACAGCCACTGCTGGGTGCTGCTCATCACGCCCAACTTCCTCAAGGATCCTTGGTGCCGTTACCAAATGCACCATGCTTTGACAGAGGCGCCCATGGCGAACGGGCGCACCATACCGGTGCTAAAGGACATGGACCGCAAAGACTATCCCCGGGAGCTCCGGTGCCTCTATTACATCAGCGTAACACTCCAAGAGACCAGCTTCAGGCAAATCAGAGAGACGGTGCTGCGCT ATCTTCGAGAGCTCTGTCAGAACACAAGCAGTAGAGGCGAACAGGACATCCTTCAACAGAAGAAATAA